Proteins co-encoded in one Neodiprion lecontei isolate iyNeoLeco1 chromosome 3, iyNeoLeco1.1, whole genome shotgun sequence genomic window:
- the LOC124293737 gene encoding esterase E4-like yields the protein MFVCKIGSRSCCYIAAACLLVALLLIAFLTIFGVIPIENGDIPAGEDWMRPETTIPQGRLRGINMVTHLGRRFSAFIGVPFAEPPIGDLRFKQAVPAGPWNGTLDASRMPNACIQNEEKLIGDEDCLYLNVYTPQLPSSPNATLLPVMVYIYGGQFRFGTSTPDRWSPEFLLNKDVILVVPNYRFGILGFLSTADEVSPGNNLLKDIVEALRWTQRNIKYFGGDPNKVTLFGGSSGAACVRLLTLSPLTKGLFHQFMTHSTPQLYPPVPEPYSVAATRATKLGEYLGCPTNTSTTLVNCLRTFNGSYLYETDVLLKDVRTARPTVWYPVVEPDVEGALFTDTPANIIANGEQHDLPWVALVTKEEGIVVTAVYYNRPELFQQFLDNVDSDLISILRHDVWSADVDAQTAALKSRYLNDLTADRKLLLHNLTDIITDYLFTYHIYNEVKQHANNPAFKSPVYFCTFDYQGTFSYSYKFSGGNTENWGAAHGDELIYLLPGPKEMFASPGSEYTQTDMKVVDAMVELWTSFAINGLPTTAALNDNAIWEPFSSDEKYLQIGNDSDPGIQVKSGFHEERMQFWETFFAAKK from the exons ATGTTTGTATGTAAAATTGGCTCGCGCTCGTGCTGTTATATAGCAGCCGCGTGTCTGCTGGTGGCTCTTTTGCTAATCGCTTTCCTGACAATCTTTGGTGTTATTCCAATTGAAAATGGGGACATTCCCGCTGGCGAGGATTGGATGCGTCCGGAAACGACGATACCTCAAGGAAGACTCAGAGGTATAAATATGGTCACACACCTTGGCAGAAGATTCTCTGCCTTCATTGGAGTTCCGTTTGCCGAGCCACCGATTGGAGATCTCAG GTTTAAACAAGCCGTACCGGCGGGTCCTTGGAATGGGACTCTAGATGCCAGCCGCATGCCTAACGCATGTATTCAGAACGAGGAAAAGCTCATAGGGGATGAGGACTGCCTCTATCTCAATGTCTATACGCCGCAG CTTCCTAGTAGCCCAAATGCTACGTTACTGCCAGTGATGGTCTACATCTATGGTGGACAATTCAGGTTTGGAACGAGCACTCCTGACCGATGGAGTCCAGAATTTCTTCTTAATAAAGACGTGATTCTCGTAGTTCCGAACTATCGTTTCGGAATACTCGGATTTTTGAGTACCGCCGACGAAGTATCGCCTGGAAATAATTTACTAAAAGATATAGTTGAAGCTTTGAGATGGACCCAacgaaacatcaaatatttcgGTGGTGATCCAAATAAAGTAACGCTCTTCGGTGGAAGTTCAGGCGCCGCCTGCGTTCGTCTTTTAACCTTATCTCCTTTAACAAAAG GACTCTTTCACCAATTCATGACACACAGTACACCGCAACTCTATCCTCCTGTTCCTGAACCGTATTCGGTGGCCGCCACGCGTGCCACGAAGTTGGGCGAATACCTTGGTTGTCCAACCAACACGTCAACCACCCTTGTTAACTGTCTCAGGACTTTCAATGGGTCATACTTGTACGAAACAGACGTGCTGTTGAAGGATGTAAGGACGGCCAGGCCTACTGTTTGGTATCCTGTAGTCGAACCTGACGTAGAAGGTGCACTTTTTACGGATACTCCAGCGAATATCATTGCCAATGGAGAACAGCATGATTTGCCGTGGGTGGCCCTTGTAACTAAGGAGGAAGGAATTGTTGTAACTGCAG TGTACTATAATAGGCCAGAGTTGTTCCAGCAATTTTTAGACAACGTGGACTCTGACTTAATCAGCATCTTGAGACACGACGTTTGGTCAGCCGATGTCGATGCCCAAACTGCTGCTCTAAAGTCTCGTTACTTGAACGATCTAACTGCAGACAGAAAGTTG CTACTACACAATTTGACTGACATCATCACTGATTACCTGTTTACCTACCATATTTACAACGAGGTCAAACAACATGCAAACAACCCTGCTTTCAAGAGTCCCGTATACTTTTGCACTTTTGACTACCAAGGCACTTTCAGCTATAGCTATAAGTTTAGTGGTGGTAACACGGAGAATTGGGGCGCGGCGCACGGAGACGAGCTGATTTACCTTCTTCCTGGACCAAAGGAAATGTTTGCGTCACCAGGCTCTGAATATACTCAGACTGATATGAAAGTGGTCGACGCTATGGTGGAGCTATGGACATCGTTTGCTATCAACGG GTTGCCGACTACTGCAGCTCTCAATGACAACGCAATTTGGGAACCATTCTCATCAGACGAAAAATATCTTCAGATCGGTAATGACAGCGATCCTGGAATTCAGGTTAAAAGTGGTTTTCACGAAGAGCGAATGCAGTTTTGGGAAACTTTCTTTGCTGCTAAAAAGTAG
- the LOC107216622 gene encoding esterase E4-like isoform X2, whose protein sequence is MFVCKIGSRSCCYIAAACLLVALLLIAFLTIFGVIPIKNGDIPAGEDWMRPETTIPQGRLRGINMVTHLGRRFSAFIGVPFAEPPIGDLRFKQAVPPGPWNGTLDASRMPNACIQIEKKLIGDEDCLYLNVYTPQLPSSQNATLLPVMVFIYGGGFLVGRSTPDQRSPEFLLNKDVVLVVPNYRLGILGFFSTGDEVSPGNNLLKDIAEALRWTQRNIKYFGGDPNKVTLFGGSSGAACVRLLTLSPLTKGLFHQFMTHSTPQLYPPVPEPYSVAATRATKLGEYLGCPTNTSTTLVNCLMTFNGSYLYDTDVLLRDVRTARPTVWYPVVEPDVEGALFTDTPANIIANGEQHDLPWVVVVTKGEGIVVTAVYYDRPDLFQQFLDNVDSYLISFLRHDVWSADVDAQTAALKSRYLNDLTADRKLLLHNWTDIVTDYEFIYHIYNEAKQHANNPAYKSPVYFCTFDYRGTFSKSYMYSNGNAENWGAAHGDELIYLLPEPKENLALPGSEFTETDMKVVDTMVELWTSFATNGLPTTAALNDNAIWEPFSSDEKYLQIGRANEVLGKFLRC, encoded by the exons ATGTTTGTATGTAAAATTGGCTCGCGCTCGTGCTGTTATATAGCAGCCGCGTGTCTGCTGGTGGCTCTTTTGCTAATCGCTTTCCTGACAATCTTTGGTGTTATTCCAATCAAAAATGGGGACATTCCCGCTGGCGAGGATTGGATGCGTCCGGAAACGACGATACCGCAAGGAAGACTTCGAGGTATAAATATGGTCACACACCTTGGCAGAAGATTCTCTGCCTTCATTGGAGTTCCGTTTGCCGAGCCACCGATTGGAGATCTCAG GTTTAAACAAGCCGTACCGCCGGGTCCTTGGAACGGGACTCTAGATGCCAGCCGCATGCCTAACGCATGTATTCAGATCGAGAAAAAGCTCATAGGGGATGAGGACTGCCTCTATCTCAATGTCTATACGCCGCAG CTTCCTAGTAGCCAAAATGCTACGTTACTGCCAGTGATGGTCTTCATCTATGGTGGAGGATTCCTGGTCGGAAGGAGCACTCCTGACCAACGCAGTCCAGAATTTCTGCTTAATAAAGACGTGGTTCTCGTAGTTCCGAACTATCGTTTGGGAATACTAGGATTTTTCAGTACCGGCGACGAAGTATCGCCGGGAAATAATTTACTGAAAGATATAGCTGAAGCTTTGAGATGGACCCAACGAAACATCAAGTATTTCGGTGGTGATCCAAATAAAGTAACGCTCTTCGGTGGAAGTTCAGGCGCCGCCTGCGTTCGCCTTTTGACCTTATCTCCTTTAACAAAAG GACTCTTTCACCAATTCATGACACATAGTACACCGCAACTCTATCCTCCTGTTCCTGAACCGTATTCGGTGGCCGCCACGCGTGCCACAAAGCTGGGCGAATATCTTGGTTGTCCAACCAACACGTCAACCACCCTTGTTAACTGTCTGATGACTTTCAATGGGTCATACTTGTACGATACAGACGTGCTGTTGAGGGATGTAAGGACGGCCAGGCCTACTGTTTGGTATCCTGTAGTCGAACCTGACGTAGAAGGTGCACTTTTTACGGATACTCCAGCGAATATCATTGCCAATGGAGAACAGCATGATTTGCCGTGGGTGGTCGTTGTAACCAAGGGAGAAGGAATTGTTGTAACTGCAG TGTACTATGATAGGCCAGACTTGTTCCAGCAATTTTTAGACAACGTTGACTCTTACTTAATCAGCTTTTTGAGACACGACGTTTGGTCAGCCGATGTCGATGCCCAAACTGCTGCTCTAAAGTCTCGTTACTTGAACGATCTAACTGCAGACAGAAAATTG CTACTACACAATTGGACTGACATCGTAACCGATTACGAGTTCATCTACCATATTTACAACGAGGCCAAACAACATGCAAACAACCCTGCTTACAAGAGTCCCGTATACTTTTGCACTTTTGACTACCGAGGCACTTTCAGCAAAAGCTATATGTATAGTAATGGTAACGCGGAGAATTGGGGTGCGGCGCATGGAGACGAGCTGATTTACCTCCTTCCTGAACCAAAGGAAAATTTAGCGCTACCAGGCTCTGAATTTACTGAGACTGATATGAAAGTGGTCGACACTATGGTGGAGCTATGGACATCGTTTGCTACAAATGG GTTGCCGACTACTGCAGCTCTCAATGACAACGCGATTTGGGAACCATTCTCATCAGACGAAAAATATCTTCAGATCG GAAGAGCGAATGAAGTTTTGGGAAAATTTCTTCGCTGCTAG
- the LOC107216622 gene encoding carboxylesterase 4A-like isoform X1 yields MFVCKIGSRSCCYIAAACLLVALLLIAFLTIFGVIPIKNGDIPAGEDWMRPETTIPQGRLRGINMVTHLGRRFSAFIGVPFAEPPIGDLRFKQAVPPGPWNGTLDASRMPNACIQIEKKLIGDEDCLYLNVYTPQLPSSQNATLLPVMVFIYGGGFLVGRSTPDQRSPEFLLNKDVVLVVPNYRLGILGFFSTGDEVSPGNNLLKDIAEALRWTQRNIKYFGGDPNKVTLFGGSSGAACVRLLTLSPLTKGLFHQFMTHSTPQLYPPVPEPYSVAATRATKLGEYLGCPTNTSTTLVNCLMTFNGSYLYDTDVLLRDVRTARPTVWYPVVEPDVEGALFTDTPANIIANGEQHDLPWVVVVTKGEGIVVTAVYYDRPDLFQQFLDNVDSYLISFLRHDVWSADVDAQTAALKSRYLNDLTADRKLLLHNWTDIVTDYEFIYHIYNEAKQHANNPAYKSPVYFCTFDYRGTFSKSYMYSNGNAENWGAAHGDELIYLLPEPKENLALPGSEFTETDMKVVDTMVELWTSFATNGLPTTAALNDNAIWEPFSSDEKYLQIGNDSDPGIQLKSGFHEERMKFWENFFAARK; encoded by the exons ATGTTTGTATGTAAAATTGGCTCGCGCTCGTGCTGTTATATAGCAGCCGCGTGTCTGCTGGTGGCTCTTTTGCTAATCGCTTTCCTGACAATCTTTGGTGTTATTCCAATCAAAAATGGGGACATTCCCGCTGGCGAGGATTGGATGCGTCCGGAAACGACGATACCGCAAGGAAGACTTCGAGGTATAAATATGGTCACACACCTTGGCAGAAGATTCTCTGCCTTCATTGGAGTTCCGTTTGCCGAGCCACCGATTGGAGATCTCAG GTTTAAACAAGCCGTACCGCCGGGTCCTTGGAACGGGACTCTAGATGCCAGCCGCATGCCTAACGCATGTATTCAGATCGAGAAAAAGCTCATAGGGGATGAGGACTGCCTCTATCTCAATGTCTATACGCCGCAG CTTCCTAGTAGCCAAAATGCTACGTTACTGCCAGTGATGGTCTTCATCTATGGTGGAGGATTCCTGGTCGGAAGGAGCACTCCTGACCAACGCAGTCCAGAATTTCTGCTTAATAAAGACGTGGTTCTCGTAGTTCCGAACTATCGTTTGGGAATACTAGGATTTTTCAGTACCGGCGACGAAGTATCGCCGGGAAATAATTTACTGAAAGATATAGCTGAAGCTTTGAGATGGACCCAACGAAACATCAAGTATTTCGGTGGTGATCCAAATAAAGTAACGCTCTTCGGTGGAAGTTCAGGCGCCGCCTGCGTTCGCCTTTTGACCTTATCTCCTTTAACAAAAG GACTCTTTCACCAATTCATGACACATAGTACACCGCAACTCTATCCTCCTGTTCCTGAACCGTATTCGGTGGCCGCCACGCGTGCCACAAAGCTGGGCGAATATCTTGGTTGTCCAACCAACACGTCAACCACCCTTGTTAACTGTCTGATGACTTTCAATGGGTCATACTTGTACGATACAGACGTGCTGTTGAGGGATGTAAGGACGGCCAGGCCTACTGTTTGGTATCCTGTAGTCGAACCTGACGTAGAAGGTGCACTTTTTACGGATACTCCAGCGAATATCATTGCCAATGGAGAACAGCATGATTTGCCGTGGGTGGTCGTTGTAACCAAGGGAGAAGGAATTGTTGTAACTGCAG TGTACTATGATAGGCCAGACTTGTTCCAGCAATTTTTAGACAACGTTGACTCTTACTTAATCAGCTTTTTGAGACACGACGTTTGGTCAGCCGATGTCGATGCCCAAACTGCTGCTCTAAAGTCTCGTTACTTGAACGATCTAACTGCAGACAGAAAATTG CTACTACACAATTGGACTGACATCGTAACCGATTACGAGTTCATCTACCATATTTACAACGAGGCCAAACAACATGCAAACAACCCTGCTTACAAGAGTCCCGTATACTTTTGCACTTTTGACTACCGAGGCACTTTCAGCAAAAGCTATATGTATAGTAATGGTAACGCGGAGAATTGGGGTGCGGCGCATGGAGACGAGCTGATTTACCTCCTTCCTGAACCAAAGGAAAATTTAGCGCTACCAGGCTCTGAATTTACTGAGACTGATATGAAAGTGGTCGACACTATGGTGGAGCTATGGACATCGTTTGCTACAAATGG GTTGCCGACTACTGCAGCTCTCAATGACAACGCGATTTGGGAACCATTCTCATCAGACGAAAAATATCTTCAGATCGGTAATGACAGCGATCCTGGAATTCAGCTTAAAAGTGGTTTTCACGAAGAGCGAATGAAGTTTTGGGAAAATTTCTTCGCTGCTAGAAAGTAG